A section of the Primulina eburnea isolate SZY01 chromosome 1, ASM2296580v1, whole genome shotgun sequence genome encodes:
- the LOC140834750 gene encoding cell division cycle protein 48 homolog, which translates to MSHQVESSDSKAGKKDFSTAILERKKAANRLIVDEAVNDDNSVVSLHPTTMEKLQLFRGDTILIKGKKRKDTVCIALADESCEEPKIRMNKVVRSNLRVRLGDVVSVHQCPDVKYGKRVHILPLDDTIEGLTGDLFETYLKPYFVEAYRPLRKGDHFLVRGGMRSVEFKVVETDPGEYCVVAPDTEIFCEGEPVRREDEDRLDEVGYDDVGGVRKQMAQIRELVELPLRHPQLFKSIGVKPPKGILLYGPPGSGKTLIARAVANETGAFFFLINGPEIMSKLAGESESNLRKAFEEAEKNAPSIIFIDEIDSIAPKREKTNGEVERRIVSQLLTLMDGLKSRSHVIVMGATNRPNSIDPALRRFGRFDREIDIGVPDEVGRLEVLRIHTKNMKLSDDVDLERIAKDTHGYVGADLAALCTEAALQCIREKMDVIDLEDDSIDAEILNSMAVTNEHFHTALGTSNPSALRETVVEVPNISWEDIGGLENVKRELQETVQYPVEHPEKFEKFGMSPSKGVLFYGPPGCGKTLLAKAIANECQANFISVKGPELLTMWFGESEANVREIFDKARQSAPCVLFFDELDSIATQRGSSVGDAGGAADRVLNQLLTEMDGMNAKKTVFIIGATNRPDIIDPALLRPGRLDQLIYIPLPDEDSRHQIFKACLRKSPLSKDIDLRALAKYTQGFSGADITEICQRACKYAIRETIEKDIEKEKRRRDNPDSMDEDVEDEVSEIKPAHFEESMKFARRSVSDADIRKYQAFAQTLQQSRGFGTEFRFAESAAGASGSDPFAASAGGADEDDLYS; encoded by the exons ATGAGTCACCAAGTCGAGTCTTCTGATTC GAAAGCTGGGAAGAAGGACTTCTCGACGGCGATTTTGGAGAGGAAAAAGGCAGCGAATCGGCTGATTGTGGACGAGGCGGTTAACGATGACAACTCCGTCGTATCCCTTCACCCAACTACTATGGAAAAGCTCCAGCTTTTCCGTGGAGACACTATTTTGATTAAG GGTAAGAAAAGGAAGGATACAGTCTGCATTGCTCTTGCTGATGAATCATGCGAAGAGCCAAAAATAAGAATGAACAAGGTTGTGCGGTCAAACTTGAGGGTTAGGCTTGGGGACGTGGTATCTGTGCACCAGTGCCCTGATGTTAAATATGGAAAGCGAGTCCACATACTTCCCTTGGACGATACAATAGAAGGGCTTACTGGGGATCTTTTTGAAACCTACCTCAAGC CTTACTTTGTGGAAGCATATCGTCCTTTGAGGAAAGGAGACCACTTTCTCGTGAGAGGGGGGATGAGAAGTGTTGAATTTAAAGTTGTCGAGACTGATCCCGGTGAATATTGTGTTGTGGCTCCTGATACTGAGATCTTCTGTGAAGGAGAACCTGTGAGGAGGGAGGATGAGGATAGACTAGATGAGGTTGGCTATGACGATGTTGGTGGTGTTAGGAAGCAGATGGCTCAGATCCGTGAATTGGTTGAGTTGCCTCTGAGGCATCCCCAGCTTTTCAAGTCTATTGGTGTGAAGCCACCCAAAGGAATATTACTTTATGGACCCCCAGGTTCTGGAAAGACCCTAATTGCTAGAGCTGTTGCAAATGAAACTGGTGCTTTCTTCTTTTTGATTAATGGGCCAGAAATCATGTCCAAATTGGCTGGGGAGAGTGAGAGCAATCTGCGAAAGGCATTTGAGGAAGCAGAGAAGAATGCTCCATctattatatttattgatgaaaTCGATTCCATAGCACCGAAGCGAGAAAAAACAAATGGTGAAGTCGAAAGGAGGATTGTTTCTCAGCTTTTGACTCTCATGGATGGGTTGAAATCTCGCTCCCATGTTATTGTAATGGGAGCTACCAATCGACCAAACAGCATTGACCCAGCTCTTAGAAGGTTTGGTAGGTTTGACAGGGAAATAGACATTGGTGTTCCAGATGAAGTTGGACGTCTTGAAGTTCTTCGAATTCATACCAAGAACATGAAGCTTTCTGATGAT GTTGATCTAGAAAGAATAGCAAAAGACACGCATGGCTATGTTGGTGCTGACCTTGCAGCTCTCTGCACTGAAGCTGCGCTCCAGTGCATCAGAGAGAAAATGGATGTCATTGATTTGGAAGATGATTCAATTGATGCTGAAATACTGAACTCCATGGCTGTAACTAACGAGCACTTCCATACTGCTCTTGGAACAAGCAATCCTTCGGCATTGCGGGAAACA GTTGTCGAAGTACCCAACATATCCTGGGAAGACATTGGAGGCTTAGAAAATGTGAAGAGGGAGCTTCAAGAG ACTGTTCAATATCCAGTGGAACATCCCGAAAAGTTTGAGAAATTTGGCATGTCACCTTCAAAGGGTGTCCTTTTCTATGGTCCTCCTGGGTGTGGCAAAACTCTTCTGGCCAAGGCAATTGCAAATGAATGCCAAGCCAATTTCATCAGCGTAAAAGGACCTGAATTGCTCACCATGTGGTTTGGAGAGAGTGAAGCTAATGTTCGGGAAATATTTGACAAAGCTAGACAATCTGCTCCATGTGTCCTCTTCTTTGACGAGCTTGATTCTATTGCAACTCAG AGAGGAAGCAGTGTGGGTGATGCTGGTGGTGCAGCTGATAGAGTTCTCAACCAACTTCTAACAGAAATGGATGGCATGAACGCAAAAAAGACTGTTTTTATTATTGGGGCTACTAACAGACCTGACATAATCGATCCAGCACTTTTGCGTCCTGGTCGTCTCGATCAGCTAATATACATCCCTTTGCCTGATGAAGATTCACGCCATCAGATATTCAAAGCCTGCCTAAGAAAATCACCGCTTTCCAAAGATATTGATCTACGAGCACTGGCCAAGTATACTCAAGGATTTAGCGGGGCAGATATCACAGAAATATGTCAGCGAGCTTGCAAGTATGCCATAAGAGAGACTATTGAAAAA GACATTGAAAAGGAGAAGAGGAGAAGGGACAATCCCGATTCCATGGATGAGGACGTTGAAGATGAAGTGTCTGAAATCAAGCCTGCACATTTTGAGGAGTCCATGAAATTTGCTCGTAGAAGTGTAAGTGATGCTGATATTCGCAAGTACCAGGCGTTTGCTCAGACTTTGCAGCAATCTCGTGGATTTGGAACTGAATTCCGGTTTGCAGAATCAGCAGCTGGGGCATCTGGATCCGACCCGTTTGCGGCCTCTGCTGGTGGAGCTGACGAAGATGACCTATATAGTTAA
- the LOC140834756 gene encoding SNF1-related protein kinase regulatory subunit beta-3-like: protein MNHQYGEDQDQVNVVGFDIPNSPDASYNNVYPGNEDEGREPPTLPPHLQHTLLNNPRTGDPGASHLPSPQNVTLNHLYIENRESTRSVVALGVTHRFRSKFVTVVLYKPVPRR, encoded by the exons ATGAACCACCAATATGGGGAAGATCAA GATCAAGTCAACGTTGTTGGATTTGACATTCCGAATTCACCCGACGCAAGCTACAACAATGTGTACCCTGGAAATGAAGATGAAGGGCGAGAACCACCAACCCTACCCCCACACCTGCAGCATACTCTATTAAACAATCCAAGAACTGGTGATCCAGGTGCATCCCACCTCCCATCGCCCCAGAATGTCACTCTAAATCATCTTTACATCGAGAACCGAGAATCTACTCGGTCAGTAGTGGCACTTGGGGTCACTCACAGGTTCCGTTCAAAATTCGTGACTGTTGTGCTTTATAAACCAGTTCCGAGAAGGTGA